In the Shewanella sp. OMA3-2 genome, one interval contains:
- a CDS encoding DUF4097 domain-containing protein — protein sequence MELVLVGAAAALLIMYTDVFDVSYSIASDFDQRQQVLMLDSTDIQKLVAQTGAGKLVIKGDENVKNIKLIADIFADDDADITLQLVKEGDQATLVAKVEPSSSWINVDSPYIDVTLTLPQHLLMDITDGSGLIDIHGMNADISLKDGSGSITIDGGENLVIEDGSGAIDVQNVSGNLTIKDGSGGITINHVAGNLSIKDGSGAIDVTDIKGSLDVNDGSGSMVIKHVAGLVSINDGSGSIDVEYAKGLTIHTAGSGDVKYQHIDEPVNL from the coding sequence ATGGAATTAGTACTAGTAGGCGCTGCTGCGGCATTGTTAATTATGTATACCGACGTGTTTGATGTGTCTTACAGCATCGCCAGCGACTTTGACCAAAGGCAACAAGTACTTATGCTAGACAGCACTGATATTCAAAAGTTAGTTGCACAAACTGGCGCGGGTAAGTTAGTGATTAAAGGCGATGAAAACGTCAAAAATATAAAGCTAATAGCAGATATTTTTGCCGATGATGATGCCGATATCACTTTACAGCTAGTCAAAGAGGGTGACCAAGCTACGTTGGTGGCTAAAGTTGAGCCAAGCTCAAGCTGGATTAATGTTGACTCACCTTATATCGATGTCACCTTGACCTTGCCTCAACATCTACTGATGGATATTACTGACGGTTCTGGCCTTATCGATATTCATGGAATGAATGCCGATATTAGCTTAAAAGATGGCTCTGGCAGTATCACGATTGATGGCGGTGAAAACCTTGTTATTGAAGATGGTTCAGGTGCTATTGATGTGCAAAATGTGTCAGGTAATTTAACCATTAAAGACGGTTCAGGTGGCATAACTATTAATCATGTGGCGGGTAACTTAAGCATTAAAGACGGCTCAGGCGCCATAGATGTAACCGATATTAAAGGTAGCCTTGATGTGAATGACGGCTCAGGTAGCATGGTCATTAAGCATGTAGCAGGATTAGTTAGCATTAATGACGGTTCAGGCAGTATCGATGTTGAATATGCTAAAGGGCTAACTATTCACACTGCGGGTTCTGGTGATGTAAAATATCAACATATTGATGAGCCAGTAAACTTATAA
- a CDS encoding GNAT family N-acetyltransferase — translation MSISVPNIRRLTAHDDAAIAEVIRQVSAEYGLTPDKGFSVADKTLDTLSQVYSTARSQYWVIELDGLIIGGAGIAPLTGYSDICELQKMYFLPQVRGKGLAKEISNLAFEFAKEQGFKQVYLETTAVLVEALALYQKLGFETCKHLGETGHDACEIAMLRNL, via the coding sequence ATGTCTATTTCAGTCCCTAATATCCGCCGGTTAACCGCCCATGATGATGCCGCTATTGCAGAGGTTATCCGTCAAGTATCCGCTGAATATGGTCTAACACCCGATAAAGGCTTCAGTGTTGCTGACAAAACTTTAGATACCTTAAGCCAAGTTTATAGTACTGCCCGCAGCCAGTATTGGGTTATCGAGTTAGATGGTTTGATAATCGGTGGTGCCGGTATTGCCCCATTAACCGGTTACAGTGATATTTGCGAATTACAGAAAATGTACTTTTTACCGCAGGTTCGCGGTAAAGGATTAGCCAAGGAAATATCTAATTTAGCGTTCGAATTTGCTAAAGAACAAGGCTTTAAGCAGGTCTATTTAGAAACCACTGCGGTATTAGTTGAAGCGCTGGCGTTATATCAAAAACTCGGATTTGAGACTTGTAAACACCTTGGTGAAACCGGCCATGATGCCTGTGAAATTGCTATGTTGAGAAACCTTTAA
- a CDS encoding NADP(H)-dependent aldo-keto reductase, translating to MEYRRLGHSSLEVSNICLGTMTWGEQNNQSEAFEQLDYAIGQGINFIDTAEMYPVPPTAETQGETERILGRYLKAQGNRDELVIATKVAAPGMKSGYIRPNMALDWRNIHQAVDDSLSRLQIDTIDLYQVHWPDRNTNFFGDMIYTHDEDEHYTPILDTLEALAEVVKQGKVRYIGISNETPWGFTQYLRLAEKHDLPRIVSIQNPYNLLNRSFEIGMSEISLRENVPLLPYSPLAFGALTGKYENDQWPAGARLTIHKRFARYNSTPMALQATQAYVDLAREFGLSPAQMALAFVNSRQFVASNIIGATNLHQLKENIDSHKIILSDELHSRLYELTTLYRFPCP from the coding sequence ATGGAATATCGACGTCTTGGGCATTCAAGCCTAGAAGTAAGCAATATCTGTTTAGGTACCATGACATGGGGTGAACAGAATAATCAGTCTGAAGCATTCGAGCAATTAGATTATGCCATTGGGCAAGGGATCAATTTTATTGATACTGCAGAAATGTATCCCGTGCCGCCAACAGCAGAAACACAAGGTGAAACCGAACGAATACTAGGCCGCTATTTAAAGGCCCAAGGTAATCGTGATGAATTAGTCATTGCCACCAAAGTAGCCGCACCTGGGATGAAAAGTGGCTATATTCGGCCAAACATGGCATTAGATTGGCGTAACATTCATCAGGCAGTTGATGACTCTTTGTCACGTTTACAAATCGACACCATAGATTTATATCAAGTCCACTGGCCTGACCGAAATACCAACTTCTTTGGTGACATGATTTATACCCATGATGAAGATGAGCATTACACGCCTATTCTAGATACCCTTGAAGCCTTAGCTGAAGTGGTAAAACAAGGTAAAGTGCGCTATATCGGCATTTCGAATGAAACCCCTTGGGGTTTTACACAGTATCTGCGTTTAGCCGAAAAACACGATTTACCTCGTATTGTGAGTATTCAAAACCCGTATAACCTACTCAATCGCAGCTTTGAAATTGGCATGTCCGAAATAAGCTTACGTGAAAATGTGCCCTTATTGCCATACTCCCCGTTAGCGTTTGGCGCGTTAACCGGTAAGTATGAAAATGACCAATGGCCAGCAGGCGCTAGACTAACAATACACAAACGTTTTGCCCGTTATAACAGCACGCCAATGGCGTTACAGGCCACCCAGGCTTATGTCGACTTAGCCCGTGAGTTTGGCTTAAGTCCGGCGCAAATGGCATTGGCCTTTGTTAATTCTCGCCAGTTTGTTGCGTCCAACATCATAGGTGCCACTAACCTGCATCAACTCAAAGAGAATATCGACAGCCATAAAATCATCTTGTCTGATGAGCTCCATAGTCGATTATATGAATTAACCACACTGTACCGCTTCCCTTGCCCGTAA
- the cysC gene encoding adenylyl-sulfate kinase, with protein sequence MTDIVWHQHEIDQAARGRQKNQNPVLLWFTGLSGSGKSTLAGALEHALFNAGFHTYLLDGDNVRHGLCKDLGFSLDDRDENLRRVGEVAKLMVDAGLVVLSAFISPTRAERERVRDLFPEGKFIEVHVSTPLSVCESRDPKGLYAKARKGEIANFTGISSPYENPESAELTIDTSKGDLATQVQALVDYLSALQVVDGEKMMAGLGI encoded by the coding sequence ATGACTGATATTGTTTGGCATCAGCATGAAATAGATCAAGCCGCCCGTGGGCGTCAAAAAAATCAAAATCCAGTATTATTATGGTTTACTGGCTTATCGGGTTCAGGCAAGTCGACCTTAGCGGGCGCATTAGAACATGCACTTTTTAACGCAGGTTTTCATACTTACTTGCTTGATGGCGATAATGTACGCCATGGTTTATGTAAAGACTTAGGTTTTAGCCTTGATGATCGCGATGAAAACTTGCGCCGCGTCGGTGAAGTGGCCAAGCTAATGGTTGATGCCGGTTTAGTCGTGCTGTCGGCATTTATTTCCCCAACCCGTGCTGAGCGTGAGCGGGTACGGGATTTATTTCCTGAAGGCAAATTCATTGAAGTGCATGTTTCAACACCATTGAGTGTGTGCGAATCACGCGATCCTAAAGGTTTATATGCTAAAGCACGTAAAGGTGAAATAGCTAACTTTACAGGTATATCATCACCTTATGAGAATCCTGAATCAGCAGAACTGACCATAGACACCAGCAAAGGTGATTTGGCCACTCAAGTACAAGCCCTGGTTGATTACTTAAGTGCGCTGCAAGTTGTTGACGGTGAAAAAATGATGGCAGGTTTAGGGATTTAA
- a CDS encoding SufE family protein has protein sequence MTHNTIPASTLFLPVSDDLLTGAKLIQQASNWQEKYRQIMLLGKKLPSLADEYRLEVAQVKGCESQAWLYHRHINGQHFYLADSDARIVKGLIGLLLVATQGQTRSQIAQFDVSAYFDNLGLNGQLSPSRTNGLHALAQAIKHYATETY, from the coding sequence ATGACTCACAACACCATACCAGCTTCAACCTTGTTCTTGCCTGTATCTGATGACTTGTTAACCGGCGCCAAGTTGATACAGCAAGCCAGTAATTGGCAAGAAAAATACCGTCAAATTATGCTATTAGGTAAAAAGCTGCCAAGCTTAGCAGATGAATATCGTCTTGAGGTCGCCCAAGTAAAAGGTTGTGAAAGCCAGGCATGGCTATATCACCGTCACATTAATGGCCAACATTTTTACCTAGCCGACAGTGATGCGCGTATAGTCAAAGGGCTTATTGGATTATTACTTGTGGCCACCCAAGGGCAAACCCGCAGCCAAATAGCGCAATTTGATGTCAGTGCTTACTTCGATAACTTAGGGTTAAACGGACAGTTAAGCCCCTCGCGTACCAATGGTTTGCACGCACTAGCACAAGCCATTAAACACTACGCAACTGAGACCTACTAA
- a CDS encoding thiol-disulfide oxidoreductase DCC family protein, with translation MELTIFYDSTCPLCANEMRQLKRHDKYDEIHLEDLYSADLNERFPQIDIEKANIMLHGLTKDGQMLLGLDVTAKAWGITGKKTWIQWLRKPLIKPVADKAYLILAKNRYKISYLLTGKQRCNNGQCGLPKNNFK, from the coding sequence ATGGAATTGACCATATTTTATGACAGTACATGTCCACTGTGTGCCAATGAAATGCGCCAACTGAAACGGCATGATAAGTATGATGAAATTCATCTAGAAGACTTATACAGTGCTGACTTAAACGAACGCTTCCCACAAATTGATATCGAAAAAGCTAACATCATGCTTCACGGATTAACCAAAGACGGACAAATGCTGCTGGGGTTAGACGTTACGGCAAAAGCATGGGGGATTACCGGTAAAAAAACCTGGATTCAATGGCTTAGAAAGCCTTTGATTAAACCTGTTGCTGATAAAGCTTATCTGATACTTGCCAAAAATCGCTATAAAATCTCATATCTGCTAACCGGCAAACAACGATGCAATAATGGTCAATGTGGCTTACCGAAAAACAATTTCAAGTAA
- a CDS encoding GNAT family N-acetyltransferase, whose amino-acid sequence MKIRKGQLADLNALVNFNQAMAMETENLQLDNATLTRGVSGLLNNPERGFYLVAEINDVIVGSLMVTFEWSDWRACQYYWIQSVYIRPENRRQGIYAKLYQAIKDMAAEKGDAASFRLYVEQENKPAQKTYEALGMEQSHYLMYEEKAK is encoded by the coding sequence ATGAAAATAAGAAAAGGCCAATTAGCAGACCTGAACGCACTGGTTAATTTCAACCAAGCCATGGCAATGGAAACTGAAAATCTACAGTTAGACAATGCTACCCTTACCCGTGGGGTAAGCGGATTACTCAATAACCCTGAACGCGGTTTTTATTTAGTGGCTGAAATAAATGATGTGATTGTCGGCTCATTAATGGTCACATTTGAGTGGAGCGACTGGCGCGCGTGTCAGTATTACTGGATCCAAAGTGTGTATATTCGCCCAGAAAATCGTCGTCAGGGTATTTATGCAAAACTATATCAAGCTATAAAAGATATGGCGGCAGAAAAAGGCGATGCTGCTAGTTTCCGTTTATATGTAGAACAAGAAAACAAACCGGCGCAAAAAACCTATGAAGCGTTAGGAATGGAGCAAAGCCATTATTTGATGTACGAAGAAAAAGCTAAGTAA
- a CDS encoding LexA family protein, with product MSIPTEKKINSAFSVKQGQYLAFIYYYSKVNGYPPAQADIQKYFGVSAPTVHQTILKLETDKLISRTPRESRSLKVLIKTDELPLEW from the coding sequence ATGTCGATCCCCACAGAGAAAAAAATTAATTCCGCATTTAGTGTGAAGCAAGGCCAATACCTTGCTTTCATTTATTATTACAGCAAAGTGAATGGGTATCCGCCAGCTCAGGCTGATATCCAGAAGTACTTTGGTGTTTCAGCCCCAACAGTTCATCAGACAATTTTGAAGTTAGAAACAGACAAATTGATCAGCCGAACTCCGAGAGAAAGTCGTTCTTTGAAAGTATTAATAAAGACCGATGAGCTACCATTGGAATGGTAG
- the yjjX gene encoding inosine/xanthosine triphosphatase — protein sequence MTQQHLTILVGSNNPVKIAAAKDAISQYYPHADINCQGMHAPSLVAEQPMTELETKIGAINRAKYCQQHAIETNQPADFYIAMEGGVDKFDHGAATFAYMAIIHQDQLSIGRSALLPLPQKVFNALQAGEELGHVMDRLFNTHNVKQKGGAIGLLTQGLATRGSIYTQAIILAMAPIINPEFFSE from the coding sequence ATGACTCAACAACACCTTACTATTCTTGTCGGTTCAAACAATCCAGTTAAAATTGCCGCCGCTAAAGACGCGATAAGCCAATACTACCCACACGCAGATATTAATTGCCAAGGTATGCATGCGCCATCATTAGTGGCAGAGCAACCCATGACAGAATTGGAAACTAAGATTGGTGCTATTAATCGCGCTAAATATTGTCAGCAACATGCTATTGAAACAAATCAGCCTGCGGATTTTTATATTGCAATGGAAGGTGGTGTAGATAAGTTTGACCATGGTGCCGCTACCTTTGCTTATATGGCAATAATTCATCAGGATCAACTTAGCATTGGCCGTAGTGCCTTATTGCCTTTACCGCAAAAAGTGTTTAACGCCTTACAAGCCGGTGAAGAATTAGGCCATGTAATGGACAGACTGTTTAATACCCATAATGTGAAGCAAAAAGGCGGTGCGATTGGTTTATTAACCCAAGGGCTAGCCACTCGAGGTAGCATTTATACCCAGGCGATTATTTTAGCGATGGCACCAATTATTAACCCTGAATTTTTTTCCGAGTAA
- a CDS encoding membrane dipeptidase: protein MPHDLLTRRKLLKGLGAAALCSPFLSQQAWAARSHPLYIDGLSFLPKDINDVKASKLSAFIADISDIEAIKQADGTTNYKRSYNACIKSIKAAKAVVDANPEVYLQGQIGLDVTRAYDTNRTAVFFQIQGADCVETDSSDTDWQQLEEFKQQGLRVLQLTHHYGNRFAGGALDNNGKIGLNLPLTPAGHELVEAINHRHMLIDVSHSSAKTALDTAKASNSPIVQSHGAARSMVNHARCSPDEVIRAIADTGGVFGIFMMSFWLTNKPTPTISDYIKQIDHVVRIAGVDSVAIANDYPLRGQENLLKLNNNNAEGVKEYLDWWHSLQAKNVLGFDVEPKHVVIPELNNIDRMSLIDDALKKARFKSSDRDRIMGGNWQRVLKQVLI from the coding sequence ATGCCACATGACTTGCTCACCCGCCGTAAATTACTTAAAGGCCTTGGCGCAGCAGCGTTATGTAGTCCATTTCTGAGCCAGCAAGCCTGGGCAGCACGATCACACCCTTTATATATCGACGGTTTATCTTTTTTACCTAAGGATATTAACGATGTAAAAGCCTCTAAGTTGAGTGCCTTTATTGCCGATATTTCTGATATAGAAGCCATCAAACAGGCTGATGGCACCACCAATTATAAACGCAGTTATAATGCATGTATAAAAAGCATTAAAGCAGCCAAAGCAGTAGTAGATGCTAACCCAGAAGTCTACTTACAAGGGCAAATAGGCCTTGATGTTACCAGAGCATATGACACCAATCGTACCGCTGTATTTTTCCAAATTCAAGGTGCTGATTGTGTTGAAACTGACAGCAGCGATACCGATTGGCAGCAACTAGAAGAATTTAAACAGCAGGGTTTACGGGTTTTACAGCTCACCCATCATTACGGTAACCGTTTTGCAGGTGGCGCATTAGATAACAATGGCAAAATAGGGTTAAACTTACCTTTAACGCCAGCAGGCCATGAGTTAGTTGAGGCCATAAACCATCGCCATATGTTAATCGATGTTAGCCATTCCAGCGCAAAAACGGCACTTGATACCGCTAAAGCCAGTAACAGCCCAATAGTGCAAAGTCATGGCGCGGCAAGAAGCATGGTTAATCATGCCCGTTGTTCACCCGATGAGGTTATTCGCGCCATTGCCGACACCGGCGGCGTATTCGGTATTTTTATGATGAGCTTTTGGCTAACCAATAAACCTACCCCAACAATTAGCGACTACATTAAACAAATTGATCATGTGGTCAGAATTGCCGGAGTAGACAGTGTTGCCATAGCGAACGACTACCCGTTGCGGGGCCAGGAAAACTTACTCAAGCTCAATAATAACAATGCCGAAGGGGTAAAAGAGTACTTAGATTGGTGGCACAGCTTACAAGCTAAAAATGTATTAGGTTTTGATGTAGAACCAAAACATGTAGTGATCCCCGAATTGAACAATATCGATCGCATGAGCCTAATTGATGACGCACTGAAAAAAGCCCGTTTTAAATCATCTGATCGCGATCGCATCATGGGTGGCAATTGGCAAAGAGTATTAAAGCAGGTATTGATTTAA
- a CDS encoding IS630 family transposase — MNITYLVELTQEELHTLKTLLSKGLHNARLLKRANILLLANQHQHSDKDISQLLNTSTSTIYRTKKRFVEEGLKVALAEGKRTGQPKLLSANDDATLVSIACSEPPDGRARWTLSLIADRLITLTELESVSLETVRQRLKNNELKPWQKKMWCIGELDSDFIAQMEEVLDIYAMPADEKHPVVNFDEAMKQLVSHVKPPKLASPGHLAKEDYEYRREDVANIYLMYDRHRGWRHAKATATKKREDFAACMRDLVDVHYPDADKIHLVLDNYTTHSPGSLYKAYPAAEARRILKKIEFHYTPKHASWLNMVEIEIGVMNRQCLDRRIGTWNDLRLSLKAWETTRNNEKASINWMFDVDNARSKLNRAYKFLNSQN, encoded by the coding sequence ATGAATATCACTTACCTTGTAGAGTTGACCCAAGAAGAACTGCACACCTTAAAGACTTTATTAAGCAAGGGCCTACACAATGCTCGCTTGTTAAAACGAGCCAACATACTGTTGCTTGCAAACCAACATCAACACAGTGATAAAGATATCAGCCAGTTACTCAATACCAGTACCTCTACTATTTACCGAACCAAAAAACGCTTCGTAGAAGAAGGACTGAAGGTCGCACTCGCCGAAGGAAAACGAACAGGGCAACCCAAATTACTCTCAGCTAATGATGATGCAACATTAGTTAGCATTGCTTGTAGCGAGCCACCAGATGGCCGCGCTCGCTGGACATTATCACTCATCGCAGACAGATTAATTACGCTGACAGAGCTTGAAAGCGTATCGCTGGAAACCGTCCGTCAACGGCTTAAAAACAATGAATTAAAACCATGGCAAAAGAAGATGTGGTGTATTGGCGAGTTAGATAGCGACTTCATTGCGCAGATGGAAGAGGTACTTGATATTTATGCAATGCCTGCGGATGAAAAACATCCTGTGGTTAATTTTGATGAAGCAATGAAACAACTGGTGTCACATGTGAAACCGCCCAAATTAGCTTCGCCAGGACACTTAGCTAAAGAAGATTACGAGTACCGGCGTGAAGATGTGGCCAATATCTATCTGATGTACGATAGGCATAGAGGCTGGCGACATGCTAAAGCAACAGCAACCAAGAAACGAGAAGACTTTGCAGCGTGTATGCGGGATTTGGTTGATGTTCATTATCCTGATGCCGATAAAATCCACTTGGTTTTAGACAACTACACAACGCACTCCCCAGGCTCTTTATACAAAGCTTATCCAGCAGCAGAAGCTCGGCGTATCTTGAAGAAAATTGAATTTCACTACACCCCAAAACATGCCAGTTGGTTAAATATGGTAGAAATTGAGATAGGCGTGATGAACAGACAATGTTTGGATAGACGAATTGGCACGTGGAATGATCTGCGGCTTTCTCTTAAGGCTTGGGAAACAACCAGGAATAACGAGAAGGCTAGTATTAATTGGATGTTTGATGTAGATAACGCCCGGTCGAAACTCAACCGAGCTTATAAGTTTTTAAACAGTCAGAATTAA
- the mdh gene encoding malate dehydrogenase, producing the protein MKVAVLGAAGGIGQALALLLKTQLPAGSKLSLYDIAPVTPGVAVDLSHIPTDVEVKGFAGQDPTDALVDADVVLMSAGVARKPGMDRSDLFNINAGIVRNLMEKVAVTCPKALVGIITNPVNTTVAIAAEVLKNAGVYDKNRLFGITTLDVIRSETFIAELKGLNVADVKVNVIGGHSGVTILPLLSQVEGVTFTDEEVAAMTTRIQNAGTEVVEAKAGGGSATLSMGQAACRFGLSLVRGLQGEANIVECAYVDGGSEHAEFFAQPILLGKNGVEKVLPYGDVSAFEANARDSMLDTLKADIKLGVEFVK; encoded by the coding sequence ATGAAAGTTGCCGTACTTGGTGCTGCTGGTGGTATTGGCCAGGCCTTAGCTTTATTGTTAAAAACTCAACTGCCTGCTGGCTCAAAGTTGTCTCTATATGACATCGCTCCTGTTACTCCTGGTGTTGCGGTTGACTTAAGTCACATCCCAACAGATGTAGAAGTAAAAGGTTTTGCTGGTCAAGACCCAACTGATGCATTAGTTGATGCTGATGTAGTATTAATGTCTGCTGGTGTTGCGCGTAAGCCTGGTATGGATCGTTCAGATCTATTCAACATCAACGCGGGTATCGTGCGTAACCTAATGGAAAAAGTGGCGGTAACTTGTCCTAAAGCATTAGTGGGTATTATTACTAACCCAGTTAACACTACGGTAGCGATTGCTGCTGAAGTATTAAAAAATGCCGGTGTTTATGACAAAAACCGTTTATTCGGTATTACTACACTTGACGTTATCCGTAGCGAAACTTTCATTGCTGAGCTTAAAGGCTTAAACGTTGCTGATGTTAAAGTTAACGTTATCGGCGGCCACAGTGGCGTGACTATTCTGCCACTACTTTCTCAGGTTGAAGGCGTGACTTTCACTGATGAAGAAGTAGCAGCAATGACTACTCGTATTCAAAACGCAGGTACTGAAGTTGTTGAAGCTAAAGCTGGTGGCGGTAGCGCAACATTATCAATGGGCCAAGCAGCATGTCGCTTTGGTTTATCATTAGTACGTGGTCTTCAAGGTGAAGCTAACATCGTTGAATGTGCCTATGTTGATGGTGGCAGCGAACACGCTGAGTTCTTCGCTCAACCTATTCTTCTTGGTAAAAACGGCGTAGAAAAAGTGCTTCCTTACGGTGACGTAAGTGCATTTGAAGCTAACGCACGTGATTCAATGTTAGATACATTAAAAGCTGACATTAAACTAGGTGTTGAATTCGTTAAGTAA
- a CDS encoding ribonuclease H family protein gives MARPYTGIYTTWDEAKRQVDKFPGAKYKSFPSESEAKAAFAQSANKAIFSAKNSSPSMSSANISSAKSATTKTKTQSSSTAEHQPAALSEFDIVLYTDGGCDPNPGKAGSGVAVYRKGKLTDLWYGLFNPNGTNNTAELNALHEAIKMAASALADNLTVRIYSDSQYSINCISNWAYGWKAKGWTRKGGEIANLALIKQAHALYDALKDRLELVHVAAHIGIEGNELADRMSIYAVDQQQKDFVQYPEPINLTAIMAMRAG, from the coding sequence TTGGCAAGGCCATACACCGGTATTTATACCACTTGGGATGAAGCAAAGCGCCAGGTGGACAAGTTTCCTGGAGCTAAATATAAATCATTCCCCAGCGAATCAGAGGCTAAAGCAGCTTTTGCCCAGTCAGCCAATAAAGCCATTTTTTCGGCTAAAAATAGCTCTCCTAGCATGAGCTCTGCAAACATTAGCTCGGCTAAATCGGCAACGACAAAAACAAAAACTCAATCAAGTTCAACTGCTGAGCATCAACCTGCAGCATTAAGTGAGTTTGATATCGTACTTTATACCGATGGCGGCTGCGATCCTAACCCAGGTAAAGCAGGTTCTGGTGTGGCGGTATACCGCAAAGGTAAACTGACTGACTTGTGGTATGGCTTATTTAACCCTAATGGCACTAACAATACCGCTGAATTAAATGCACTGCATGAAGCCATCAAAATGGCCGCCAGCGCTCTGGCTGACAATTTAACCGTGCGTATTTACAGTGACTCACAATACTCAATCAATTGCATCAGTAATTGGGCTTATGGTTGGAAAGCTAAAGGCTGGACCCGTAAAGGCGGCGAGATTGCTAATTTGGCACTAATTAAACAAGCACATGCACTTTATGATGCGCTAAAAGATAGATTAGAGTTAGTCCATGTTGCAGCGCATATTGGTATTGAAGGGAATGAGCTTGCCGACAGAATGTCTATTTATGCGGTTGATCAGCAACAAAAGGATTTTGTTCAATATCCCGAGCCTATTAACCTTACGGCGATAATGGCGATGCGAGCAGGGTAG
- a CDS encoding SDR family NAD(P)-dependent oxidoreductase: MDSDANRNNSISAAEVVIIIGANSAIGQAFAVQCIKQHKIDAGSNNHQQNDKYIDDDKRSIHLITISRDEYQHSAEMHPLVLQNQQQLSWQHYQCNNSQQNIEQLVEQQIIPHIAASHGTVSRILICNGVLHQGAIQPEKKIEDINEANLLALMQMNTITPMLWLQGLVKLLSKQRNPVVISILSARVGSISDNRLGGWYSYRTSKAALNMLIKTTAVEFARRLKHVKLMAFHPGTTDTALSKPFQQNVAAEKLFTPEFVAVQLYNIQSNIAVDGQASFIDWAGNDIQW, translated from the coding sequence ATGGACAGTGACGCGAACCGAAATAACTCTATTAGTGCGGCTGAAGTTGTGATTATTATTGGCGCTAATTCGGCTATTGGCCAGGCCTTTGCTGTTCAATGTATTAAGCAACATAAAATCGATGCGGGTAGCAACAATCATCAGCAAAACGACAAATACATCGATGACGACAAGCGGTCCATTCATTTAATAACCATTAGCCGAGATGAATACCAACACAGTGCCGAGATGCATCCTCTAGTGCTTCAAAATCAACAGCAGTTATCATGGCAACATTACCAATGTAATAATTCGCAACAGAATATTGAGCAACTGGTAGAACAGCAGATCATCCCTCACATTGCAGCAAGTCACGGCACCGTCAGTCGAATACTTATTTGTAATGGCGTATTGCATCAAGGGGCAATACAACCTGAAAAAAAGATAGAGGATATCAATGAAGCCAATTTGCTCGCCTTGATGCAGATGAATACCATCACGCCTATGCTTTGGCTGCAAGGTTTGGTAAAGCTTCTATCAAAGCAGCGAAATCCTGTAGTGATCAGTATTTTAAGCGCCAGAGTCGGCAGTATCAGTGACAATCGCCTAGGCGGCTGGTATAGCTATCGAACCAGTAAAGCAGCATTAAACATGTTGATAAAAACCACTGCGGTTGAGTTTGCTAGGCGGCTCAAGCATGTAAAACTAATGGCTTTTCATCCGGGCACCACAGACACTGCCCTATCAAAACCTTTTCAGCAGAATGTTGCCGCAGAGAAATTATTTACCCCTGAATTTGTGGCGGTGCAGCTTTACAATATACAGTCGAATATAGCGGTAGACGGGCAAGCGAGTTTTATTGATTGGGCAGGTAATGATATTCAGTGGTAG